One part of the Candidatus Nezhaarchaeota archaeon genome encodes these proteins:
- a CDS encoding SLC13 family permease, translated as MASGQGPPSFWAGLFILLFLIAGLVARSRRTEVPVWSIMAFASLIAVVSGLTPIEAVALVIDVDVILFLIGMFSIVAVAESSGLLGFIAYSVAHRFKRTYTALVALSLILGLLSAIAMNDTMALAGPPIVYSFSRAIGIDPKPAFILLAFSITIGSVATPIGNPQNLLIAVGSKMPSPFIDFVKHLLLPTLVNLVATALIVAKVYGISNRRIEGHGRGGEHSISNPRDAAIAALALASVIAILVVNDLLALMGLPHVEHRGFIPFVLAAGLYIMVSSPRETLRRVDWGTVVFFMTMFVTMHGVWRSGVLDPLLSAFMPSRDEGVANYLRIAASSLVLSQLLSNVPFAKLFLDYMKDLGYTPWDTGSWLTLAMASTIAGNLTVLGAASNIIIIEVLESKFNSTITFSEFLKVGSLVTAVNLACYTVFMHVPSPW; from the coding sequence ATGGCCTCTGGTCAAGGCCCCCCTAGCTTCTGGGCTGGCCTCTTCATCCTCCTCTTCCTCATAGCAGGGCTGGTCGCTAGGTCTAGGAGGACTGAGGTGCCTGTGTGGAGCATTATGGCCTTCGCGTCGCTAATAGCCGTGGTCTCAGGCCTCACCCCGATAGAGGCGGTGGCCTTGGTCATAGACGTGGACGTAATCCTGTTCCTGATAGGGATGTTCAGCATAGTGGCTGTCGCAGAGAGCTCTGGGCTCCTAGGCTTCATAGCCTACTCCGTAGCCCACAGGTTTAAGAGGACGTACACAGCCTTGGTCGCCCTCTCCTTAATCCTAGGCCTCCTCTCCGCGATAGCGATGAACGACACCATGGCCCTGGCGGGGCCCCCGATAGTCTACTCGTTCTCCAGGGCGATAGGCATAGACCCTAAGCCGGCCTTCATCCTCCTAGCCTTCTCCATAACCATAGGGTCGGTGGCCACCCCGATAGGGAACCCTCAGAACCTACTGATAGCCGTGGGCTCTAAGATGCCGTCCCCCTTCATAGACTTCGTCAAGCACCTACTCCTACCGACGCTAGTGAACCTGGTGGCCACGGCGCTCATCGTGGCCAAGGTGTACGGGATAAGCAACAGGAGGATTGAGGGCCACGGGCGCGGGGGAGAGCACTCGATAAGCAACCCTAGGGACGCCGCGATAGCCGCCCTGGCGCTCGCCTCGGTAATAGCCATCCTCGTAGTTAACGACCTGCTGGCCTTAATGGGGCTGCCCCACGTAGAGCACAGGGGCTTCATACCGTTCGTCCTGGCGGCCGGGCTCTACATAATGGTCTCCAGCCCCAGGGAGACCTTGAGGAGGGTGGACTGGGGGACCGTGGTGTTCTTCATGACCATGTTCGTGACCATGCACGGGGTCTGGAGGAGCGGGGTCCTAGACCCCCTGCTCAGCGCCTTCATGCCCAGCAGGGACGAGGGGGTGGCTAACTACCTAAGGATCGCGGCCTCCTCGCTAGTACTCAGCCAGCTCCTCAGCAACGTGCCGTTCGCTAAGCTGTTCCTAGACTACATGAAGGACCTGGGCTACACCCCCTGGGATACTGGCTCCTGGCTCACCTTGGCGATGGCGTCCACCATAGCCGGGAACCTGACGGTACTAGGGGCCGCGTCGAACATAATAATCATCGAGGTGCTGGAGTCTAAGTTCAATAGCACCATAACCTTCTCCGAGTTCCTCAAGGTCGGGTCCCTCGTAACGGCCGTCAACCTTGCGTGCTACACCGTATTTATGCACGTCCCTAGCCCGTGGTGA
- the hisC gene encoding histidinol-phosphate transaminase has protein sequence MNLGLGKPSYAEAAGLLIEAVLKPRAEMKLAERLARPWLAQVRPYEAYEPPSGVLELDSNENFVVSEEWARSILARAASEVDPRKYPPPYGREAAEAISRRLGVDAGEVAVSSGSDELIDLLFKVFTQPGDEVVIVEPTFEVYGLAARVAGVKVRAVLLREDFSLDARRVVEAAGAAKLVFVCSPNNPTGRHYGLEEVREVAEGSPGLVVVDEAYVDFASHDALELALSLENVVVLRSFSKVAGMAGLRVGYAVSRREVVDLLRRAELPFKVSSVAQRAVSYVIEEWGAVERFIEEVRAQREWLFAQLSSIPGLRPYPSQANFVLARVAKEGLSSEGVCSALLARGILVRDRGRLPLLENCLRITVGPREANRRVVEALREVVGAA, from the coding sequence ATGAACTTAGGCTTAGGCAAGCCTAGCTATGCTGAGGCAGCGGGTTTATTAATCGAGGCGGTCCTTAAGCCACGGGCTGAGATGAAGCTGGCTGAGAGGCTAGCTAGGCCCTGGCTCGCCCAGGTGAGGCCCTACGAAGCCTACGAGCCCCCCTCAGGCGTGCTAGAGCTCGACTCGAACGAGAACTTCGTAGTTAGTGAGGAGTGGGCCCGAAGCATACTTGCTAGGGCGGCTAGCGAAGTAGACCCTAGGAAGTACCCTCCGCCCTACGGGAGGGAGGCGGCCGAGGCCATTAGCCGCCGCCTAGGCGTGGACGCGGGGGAGGTGGCTGTTAGCAGCGGGTCTGATGAGCTGATAGACCTCCTCTTCAAGGTGTTCACTCAGCCCGGGGACGAGGTAGTTATCGTCGAGCCCACCTTCGAGGTGTACGGCCTGGCGGCTAGGGTCGCCGGGGTAAAGGTGAGGGCGGTCCTTCTGCGCGAAGACTTCTCTCTAGACGCGCGCAGGGTGGTGGAGGCTGCCGGGGCCGCGAAGCTCGTGTTCGTGTGCTCGCCTAACAATCCGACTGGGCGCCACTACGGCCTAGAGGAGGTAAGGGAGGTAGCTGAGGGCTCCCCCGGCCTAGTGGTGGTAGACGAGGCCTACGTAGACTTCGCTAGCCACGACGCCCTCGAGCTAGCCCTAAGCCTAGAGAACGTAGTGGTCCTGAGGTCCTTCTCTAAGGTGGCCGGGATGGCCGGGCTAAGGGTAGGCTACGCAGTTAGTAGGCGCGAGGTCGTAGACTTGCTTAGGCGGGCGGAGCTGCCCTTCAAGGTCAGCTCGGTGGCCCAGAGGGCTGTTAGCTACGTCATAGAAGAGTGGGGGGCGGTGGAGCGCTTCATAGAGGAGGTGAGGGCTCAGAGGGAGTGGCTCTTTGCCCAGCTCTCCTCCATCCCCGGGCTTAGGCCGTACCCCTCCCAGGCCAACTTCGTCCTGGCCAGGGTGGCTAAGGAGGGGCTCTCGTCAGAGGGGGTGTGCTCAGCGCTACTGGCTAGAGGGATCTTGGTCCGCGATAGAGGCCGCCTACCGCTACTAGAGAACTGCTTAAGGATAACTGTGGGCCCTAGGGAGGCTAATAGGAGGGTGGTCGAGGCCCTGAGGGAGGTGGTCGGCGCTGCGTAG
- a CDS encoding glutamate synthase-related protein, with protein MSTTSTRSRVEDLCPSSGMCPLCIRECPFLCEISLASFRGREALYPDPLYFGRSTAASLKDYWLDWSHFNILSRLLYVKGIEEDPDVALFPNVDVEAEVGGVRLKLPVAIGAYGSTEVARVNWDGLAIGGALSGVMVIAGENICGVDPESRIEGGKVTYSKELKRRVDAFRKFWDGKYGDVAVQTNVEDQRLGVDVYAISKLEVNIIERKWGQGAKAIGGEIRVSSLERALELKRRGYVIIPDPEDKGVQEAFKQGVFKTFERHSRVGIPKERAFIEDVEWLREQGAKVVGIKTGCYSPEAVAFTMKVASEARVDYVAFDGAGGGTGMSPVPMMNEMGTPTVYLEAQVLKCAEVLRRKGRYVPDVVMAGGFVDETQIFKAIAMSNFGSGPYVKAVLMARAPLTAVMKASFFAELAEKGKLPKAFEEAFGSAPEKFFIMAPELKAALKERFEEVPWGAVGLYTYLDKVKVGLQQLMAGARKWKLNLIDRGDLVALTERASRATGIPMFEDLEQVMESLLS; from the coding sequence ATGTCGACGACTAGCACGAGGAGTAGAGTGGAGGACCTGTGCCCGTCTAGCGGAATGTGCCCGCTGTGCATTAGGGAGTGCCCATTCCTCTGCGAGATATCGCTAGCATCCTTTAGGGGGCGCGAGGCCCTCTACCCAGACCCCCTGTACTTTGGTAGGAGCACGGCGGCCTCGCTAAAGGACTACTGGCTAGACTGGTCTCACTTCAATATACTCTCGAGGCTCCTATACGTGAAGGGGATAGAGGAGGACCCGGACGTAGCGCTCTTCCCGAACGTCGACGTGGAGGCTGAGGTCGGAGGCGTGAGGCTTAAGCTGCCGGTGGCGATAGGGGCCTACGGCTCCACGGAGGTCGCTAGAGTAAACTGGGACGGGCTAGCCATAGGCGGCGCTCTATCCGGGGTAATGGTAATCGCGGGGGAGAACATCTGCGGCGTAGACCCTGAGTCTAGGATCGAGGGGGGCAAGGTGACCTACTCGAAGGAGCTTAAGAGGAGGGTGGATGCCTTCAGGAAGTTCTGGGACGGTAAGTACGGGGACGTCGCCGTGCAGACGAACGTAGAGGACCAGAGGCTAGGCGTAGACGTCTACGCAATCTCAAAGCTCGAGGTGAACATTATCGAGAGGAAGTGGGGGCAGGGGGCTAAGGCCATAGGCGGGGAGATTAGGGTAAGTAGCTTAGAGAGGGCCCTCGAGCTAAAGCGGAGGGGCTACGTGATCATACCCGACCCCGAGGACAAGGGCGTCCAGGAGGCGTTTAAGCAAGGGGTGTTTAAGACCTTCGAGAGGCATAGCCGAGTTGGAATACCGAAGGAGAGGGCCTTCATCGAGGACGTCGAGTGGCTGAGGGAGCAGGGGGCTAAGGTGGTCGGAATAAAGACTGGCTGCTACAGCCCGGAGGCCGTGGCCTTCACGATGAAGGTGGCGTCCGAGGCTAGGGTGGACTACGTAGCCTTCGACGGCGCTGGCGGCGGGACCGGCATGAGCCCGGTCCCCATGATGAACGAGATGGGGACGCCGACGGTATACTTAGAGGCCCAGGTCTTAAAGTGCGCCGAGGTCTTGAGGAGGAAGGGTAGGTACGTGCCGGACGTGGTCATGGCCGGGGGCTTCGTAGACGAGACCCAGATATTTAAGGCGATAGCCATGAGCAACTTCGGGAGCGGGCCGTACGTAAAGGCGGTGCTAATGGCTAGGGCCCCGCTCACCGCAGTTATGAAGGCCTCGTTCTTCGCTGAGCTAGCTGAGAAGGGCAAGCTCCCAAAGGCCTTCGAGGAGGCCTTCGGCAGTGCGCCAGAGAAGTTCTTCATAATGGCGCCGGAGCTGAAGGCCGCGCTGAAGGAGAGGTTCGAGGAGGTCCCCTGGGGAGCAGTCGGGCTGTACACCTACCTGGACAAGGTTAAGGTGGGCCTGCAGCAGCTAATGGCTGGGGCTAGGAAGTGGAAGCTGAACTTAATCGACAGAGGGGACTTAGTAGCATTAACCGAGAGGGCTTCGAGGGCGACCGGGATACCGATGTTCGAGGACCTGGAGCAGGTAATGGAGAGCCTGCTTTCATAG
- a CDS encoding imidazoleglycerol-phosphate dehydratase: MVRETREARVEVEVDLDGEGRYDVSVEPRFLKHMLETLARHSLIDLKVRAAGDLAHHVVEDVALALGEAVDRALGERAGIARFGFSYAPMDEALARAAVDLGGRGYANVKLELRSAQVEDVASSDVAHFLKSLASAARATLHVEVLYGSDDHHKVEAAFKSLALALRMAASLDPRIKGVLSVKEKLS, encoded by the coding sequence GTGGTCAGGGAGACTAGGGAGGCCAGGGTGGAGGTAGAGGTAGACTTAGACGGAGAGGGCAGGTACGACGTCTCGGTCGAGCCCCGCTTCCTTAAGCACATGCTAGAGACCTTGGCGCGCCACAGCCTAATCGACCTAAAGGTAAGGGCCGCCGGGGACTTGGCGCACCACGTAGTCGAGGACGTGGCGCTAGCGCTAGGGGAGGCTGTAGATAGGGCGCTCGGCGAGAGGGCTGGGATAGCTAGGTTCGGCTTCTCCTACGCCCCTATGGACGAGGCTCTAGCTAGGGCGGCCGTAGACCTAGGCGGCAGGGGGTACGCTAACGTTAAGCTAGAGCTGAGGAGCGCGCAAGTAGAGGACGTGGCGTCGAGCGACGTGGCCCACTTCCTCAAGTCCCTAGCCTCGGCCGCTAGGGCCACGCTGCACGTGGAGGTCCTCTACGGGAGCGACGACCACCACAAGGTGGAGGCTGCCTTCAAGTCCCTCGCCCTAGCCTTAAGGATGGCGGCCTCCCTAGACCCTAGGATCAAGGGCGTCCTTAGCGTCAAGGAGAAGCTTAGCTAA
- a CDS encoding DUF1922 domain-containing protein, whose product MPKPKFIVYRCPSCRSAQASSLRYSSRRCPYCGRRVKLKEVEALAYALTAVEAAASVARVKEVDAASARA is encoded by the coding sequence TTGCCTAAGCCTAAGTTCATAGTCTACCGCTGCCCAAGCTGCCGTAGCGCTCAGGCCTCTTCGCTAAGGTACTCATCCAGGCGCTGCCCCTACTGCGGGCGCCGCGTTAAGCTTAAGGAGGTGGAGGCCTTAGCCTACGCCCTCACGGCCGTGGAGGCCGCTGCGTCCGTGGCTAGGGTGAAGGAGGTGGACGCGGCCTCGGCTAGGGCTTAA